From the Dunckerocampus dactyliophorus isolate RoL2022-P2 chromosome 12, RoL_Ddac_1.1, whole genome shotgun sequence genome, one window contains:
- the LOC129191578 gene encoding neurogranin-like isoform X1 → MDCHNQEERSRPQEEEDIMDIPLDDPEANRAAAKIQAGFRGHMTRKKMKPEDKAEAEERQEDRGQ, encoded by the exons ATGGACTGCCATAAT CAGGAGGAACGCAGCCGgccccaggaggaggaggacattaTGGACATCCCACTGGACGACCCCGAGGCCAACAGGGCAgctgccaagatccaggctggCTTCCGTGGCCACATGACCCGCAAGAAGATGAAGCCAGAGGACAAAGCGGAAGCAGAGGAG AGGCAGGAGGATCGGGGGCAGTAG
- the LOC129191578 gene encoding neurogranin-like isoform X2 — MDCHNEERSRPQEEEDIMDIPLDDPEANRAAAKIQAGFRGHMTRKKMKPEDKAEAEERQEDRGQ; from the exons ATGGACTGCCATAAT GAGGAACGCAGCCGgccccaggaggaggaggacattaTGGACATCCCACTGGACGACCCCGAGGCCAACAGGGCAgctgccaagatccaggctggCTTCCGTGGCCACATGACCCGCAAGAAGATGAAGCCAGAGGACAAAGCGGAAGCAGAGGAG AGGCAGGAGGATCGGGGGCAGTAG
- the LOC129191576 gene encoding serine-aspartate repeat-containing protein I-like, which translates to MSVPFGDTHLRIPRGFGAILEGLAREILRDQPGDIPKYAALHFKHLLKQREDSGVDPSEWAGSLEDRYEFNCAFQAISEQEPATEVPMSRDKPPDSQVEDQSAQPAEATQVSAPASDQVDQTDNAKNDDVPQSESTSTGGDTQSGASAVIGNVEAEEPEDALLQSDLVEANTDVDAEVDAETDAEVDADMDAETDAEVDADVDADLDAETDAEVDSEAVDETDAEVDGKVDAEADAEAEADIEAQMEAEMEAGMEAEVETEVEAEVEAEVEAEVEAKVEAEVEAEVEAEVEAEVEASEVEGPEATTVKADDNKEDEGDNSQAIDEENQQIQSEETDGIQRQSETLDDEQEAGDQDGEITEEVGAGLEATNEEEEGNVDNNEGLVEVDFEEIPEVQQSDDMEQQPEEDKGPEEVTEVEDPEEQGNDEPGMEDDQNKEETKDDAVDEHPEEAGPKDAAEDDDQHGD; encoded by the exons ATGTCGGTGCCGTTCGGTGACACCCACCTGAGAATCCCTCGGGGATTTGGTGCCATCCTAGAAGGCCTGGCCCGAGAAATTCTACGGGACCAGCCTGGAGACATTCCCAAGTATGCTGCCCTCCACTTCAAACATCTTCTCAAGCAACGAGAAG ATAGTGGCGTGGACCCATCTGAGTGGGCTGGCAGCCTGGAAGATCGATATGAGTTCAACTGTGCCTTTCAG GCTATTTCTGAGCAAGAGCCTGCAACAGAAGTTCCCATGTCTCG agataAACCGCCTGACTCTCAAGTGGAGGATCAGTCCGCACAGCCAGCTGAGGCCACACAAGTCTCAGCTCCAGCTTCTGATCAAGTTGATCAGACGGATAATGCTAAAAACGATGATGTACCTCAGTCTGAGTCCACTAGTACAGGAGGAGACACACAAAGTGGAGCTTCAGCGGTTATAGGGAATGTTGAAGCTGAAGAACCAGAAGATGCTTTGCTGCAGTCTGATCTAGTTGAAGCGAACACTGATGTGGACGCTGAGGTGGATGCTGAAACGGACGCTGAGGTGGACGCTGACATGGATGCTGAGACAGACGCTGAGGTGGACGCTGACGTGGATGCTGACTTAGACGCTGAGACGGACGCTGAAGTAGACAGTGAGGCGGTTGATGAAACAGATGCTGAAGTGGATGGTAAGGTGGACGCCGAAGCGGACGCTGAGGCCGAAGCTGACATAGAAGCTCAGATGGAAGCTGAGATGGAAGCTGGGATGGAAGCTGAGGTGGAAACTGAGGTGGAAGCTGAGGTGGAAGCTGAGGTGGAAGCTGAGGTGGAAGCTAAGGTGGAAGCTGAGGTGGAAGCTGAGGTAGAAGCTGAGGTGGAAGCTGAGGTAGAGGCTTCAGAGGTGGAAGGACCAGAGGCAACCACGGTCAAGGCTGATGATAACAAAGAGGATGAGGGTGATAATTCACAGGCCATTGATGAGGAGAACCAGCAAATCCAGTCTGAAGAAACCGATGGAATCCAACGGCAAAGCGAAACCCTTGATGATGAGCAAGAAGCTGGAGATCAGGATGGAGAGATAACTGAAGAGGTTGGAGCAGGATTGGAGGCcactaatgaggaagaagaaggCAATGTGGACAACAACGAAGGTTTGGTTGAGGTTGACTTTGAGGAGATTCCAGAGGTTCAGCAAAGTGATGACATGGAGCAGCAGCCAGAAGAAGACAAAGGTCCAGAAGAGGTTACAGAGGTGGAAGATCCTGAAGAGCAAGGCAACGATGAGCCTGGAATGGAGGATGACCAGAACAAAGAGGAAACAAAAG ATGATGCGGTTGATGAGCACCCAGAGGAGGCGGGGCCAAAGGATGCAGCAGAAGATGATGATCAACACGGGGATTAG